One genomic segment of Polyodon spathula isolate WHYD16114869_AA chromosome 17, ASM1765450v1, whole genome shotgun sequence includes these proteins:
- the LOC121329669 gene encoding photoreceptor outer segment membrane glycoprotein 2-like: MAVLKVKFTKNKRDKLAQVLWILNWISVVTGIILFSLGLFLKIEIRKRNELMANQEVHSVPNMLIAVGVIACGINFLGGKICYDCSDTNKFHRWKLFMLPYIICTFFFTFCILVGALMCYTMRNDLEESLYLGLKEALKFYKDTDTPGRCFLKRTIDMLQIEFQCCGNNGFRDWFEIQWISMRYLDMSNKEVQDRLKSNVDGKYLMDGVPFSCCNINSPRPCIQNQLTNNSAHYNYNFQSEELNVWRKGCRKALLEYYTQIMQSIGFTVLIIWLFELSVLTGVRYLQTAMENVLQQGDPDSESDGWLLENSFVETARSNLNIIKNLGKSNQINAISGNEDPNMDIPTADYGPDNVPPKQIPIVSQTPS, translated from the exons ATGGCCGTCTTAAAAGTCAAATTCACAAAGAACAAGCGGGACAAGCTAGCTCAGGTATTATGGATACTGAACTGGATTTCTGTTGTCACGGGAATCATCCTCTTCAGCCTGGGTTTGTTTCTGAAGATCGAGATCCGGAAACGAAATGAACTGATGGCCAACCAGGAGGTCCATTCAGTCCCCAACATGTTGATTGCAGTGGGGGTCATAGCCTGTGGGATTAACTTCCTCGGTGGCAAGATCTGCTATGACTGCTCGGACACCAACAAGTTCCATCGCTGGAAACTGTTCATGCTGCCCTACATCATCTGCAccttcttttttactttttgcaTCCTGGTGGGGGCTCTGATGTGCTACACCATGAGGAATGATTTGGAGGAGTCCCTGTATCTAGGCTTGAAGGAAGCCCTCAAGTTCTACAAGGACACAGACACCCCCGGAAGGTGCTTCCTGAAGAGGACCATTGATATGCTGCAGATTGAGTTTCAGTGCTGTGGGAATAATGGCTTCCGAGACTGGTTTGAGATCCAGTGGATCAGTATGAGGTACCTGGATATGTCCAACAAGGAGGTCCAAGA CCGACTGAAGAGCAACGTTGATGGGAAGTACCTGATGGACGGTGTTCCATTCAGCTGCTGTAACATCAACTCCCCACGGCCCTGTATCCAAAATCAGCTCACCAACAACTCGGCACACTACAACTACAACTTCCAGAGCGAGGAGCTCAATGTGTGGCGGAAGGGCTGTCGGAAGGCGCTGCTCGAGTACTACACCCAGATCATGCAGTCCATCGGCTTTACTGTCCTCATCATATGGCTCTTCGAG CTGTCGGTCCTGACAGGGGTGCGGTACCTCCAGACGGCCATGGAGAACGTGCTGCAACAGGGAGACCCTGACTCTGAATCAGACGGCTGGCTGCTGGAGAACAGCTTTGTGGAGACAGCTCGGTCCAATTTAAACATCATCAAGAACCTGGGAAAGTCCAACCAGATCAATGCTATCTCAGGGAATGAGGACCCCAACATGGACATTCCTACTGCAGACTATGGGCCTGACAATGTGCCTCCTAAACAAATCCCCATTGTCAGCCAAACCCCAAGTTGA